Proteins from a genomic interval of candidate division KSB1 bacterium:
- a CDS encoding zinc ribbon domain-containing protein: MALINCPECNNQVSNTAATCPHCGAPVAEAAGSKAAGAPLTTVQETSKRLKVHIIIASILFWVGVIWLFVGINAAKQGGEQSAIPSILLFVGLVWYVVTRFRIWWHHK, translated from the coding sequence ATGGCATTAATAAATTGTCCCGAATGCAATAACCAAGTATCCAACACTGCTGCAACATGCCCTCACTGTGGTGCACCTGTTGCGGAGGCGGCAGGAAGTAAAGCTGCTGGAGCACCGCTTACAACCGTTCAGGAAACGAGCAAGCGATTAAAAGTCCATATCATTATTGCTTCAATTTTATTTTGGGTCGGCGTTATCTGGTTGTTTGTCGGCATCAATGCCGCGAAACAAGGCGGTGAACAATCCGCTATACCAAGTATATTATTATTTGTTGGACTGGTTTGGTATGTGGTTACTAGGTTTAGAATATGGTGGCATCACAAGTAA